In Enterobacter pseudoroggenkampii, one genomic interval encodes:
- the pdxA gene encoding 4-hydroxythreonine-4-phosphate dehydrogenase PdxA gives MKQHRVVITPGEPAGIGPDLVVQLAQLSWPVELVVCADATLLQDRATLLGLPLTLIPYVEGQQPAPQQAGTLTLLSVPLRTPVIPGQLSTENGHYVVETLARACDGCLKGEFAALITGPVHKGVINEAGIPFTGHTEFFEERSHSPKVVMMLATEAMRVALVTTHLPIKAIPDAITPDLLREIIGILHHDLQTKFGIPQPHVLVCGLNPHAGEGGHMGTEEIDTIIPVLNEMRAKGMNLSGPLPADTLFQPKYLDNADAVLAMYHDQGLPVLKYQGFGRGVNITLGLPFIRTSVDHGTALDLAGQGKADVGSFITALNLAIKMIVNTQ, from the coding sequence ATGAAACAGCATCGTGTTGTTATCACGCCCGGCGAACCCGCCGGGATTGGGCCTGACCTCGTTGTCCAGCTCGCCCAGCTCAGCTGGCCGGTAGAACTGGTTGTCTGCGCCGATGCAACACTGTTACAAGACCGGGCAACACTGCTCGGTCTGCCTTTAACGCTCATCCCTTACGTTGAAGGCCAACAGCCTGCACCACAGCAAGCCGGTACGCTTACCCTTCTCTCTGTTCCCCTTCGAACGCCGGTCATTCCGGGTCAGCTCAGCACGGAAAACGGCCACTATGTCGTTGAAACCCTTGCGCGCGCCTGCGACGGTTGCCTGAAGGGCGAATTTGCCGCTCTGATTACCGGCCCCGTTCACAAAGGCGTGATCAACGAAGCGGGCATACCGTTTACCGGGCATACGGAGTTCTTCGAAGAGCGCTCGCACAGTCCGAAAGTGGTGATGATGCTGGCGACCGAAGCGATGCGCGTTGCCCTGGTGACTACCCATCTGCCGATCAAAGCGATTCCGGACGCGATCACCCCCGATCTCCTGCGCGAGATCATCGGGATTTTGCATCACGATCTGCAGACAAAATTTGGGATCCCGCAGCCGCATGTGTTGGTTTGTGGCCTGAATCCGCACGCCGGTGAAGGCGGGCACATGGGCACCGAAGAGATCGACACCATTATTCCGGTGCTCAACGAAATGCGGGCGAAGGGGATGAACCTCAGCGGGCCGCTGCCTGCAGATACCCTTTTCCAGCCAAAATACCTGGATAATGCCGACGCCGTGCTCGCGATGTACCACGATCAGGGCCTGCCCGTGCTAAAATACCAGGGCTTTGGCCGCGGGGTGAATATCACCCTCGGTTTACCCTTTATTCGAACGTCCGTTGACCACGGTACTGCGCTTGATCTGGCAGGCCAGGGGAAGGCGGATGTCGGCAGTTTTATTACGGCGCTTAATCTCGCCATCAAAATGATTGTTAATACTCAATGA
- the apaG gene encoding Co2+/Mg2+ efflux protein ApaG, translated as MIDSPRVCVHVQSVYVESQSSPDEDRFVFAYTVTIRNLGRMPVQLRGRYWLITNGNGREIEVQGEGVVGEQPHIAPGEEYQYTSGAVIETPMGTMQGHYEMVDVDGNGFRVAIPVFRLAVTTFIH; from the coding sequence ATGATTGATTCGCCCCGCGTATGTGTCCATGTACAAAGCGTCTATGTTGAATCACAGTCCTCTCCGGACGAAGATCGTTTTGTTTTCGCTTATACCGTGACCATTCGTAATCTGGGGCGGATGCCCGTGCAGCTGCGCGGGCGCTACTGGCTAATCACTAACGGCAATGGCCGCGAAATTGAAGTTCAGGGCGAAGGTGTGGTCGGTGAACAGCCCCACATCGCCCCTGGCGAAGAGTACCAGTACACCAGCGGCGCGGTAATTGAAACGCCGATGGGTACCATGCAAGGCCATTATGAAATGGTCGACGTCGATGGCAACGGATTCCGCGTTGCCATTCCTGTGTTCCGTCTCGCCGTAACCACATTCATTCATTAA
- the folA gene encoding type 3 dihydrofolate reductase has translation MISLIAALAVDRVIGMENAMPWNLPADLAWFKRTTLNKPVVMGRLTWESIGRPLPGRKNIVISSQPGTDDRVEWVKSVDEAIAACGNAEEIMVIGGGRVYEQFLPKAQKLYLTHIDAEVEGDTHFPDYDPDEWESVFSEFHDADAQNSHSYCFEILERR, from the coding sequence ATGATCAGTCTGATTGCAGCGCTGGCAGTGGACCGCGTTATCGGTATGGAAAATGCCATGCCGTGGAACCTGCCTGCCGATCTCGCATGGTTTAAACGTACTACGTTAAACAAGCCGGTAGTGATGGGCCGCCTGACCTGGGAGTCGATTGGTCGTCCATTGCCGGGCCGTAAGAATATCGTTATCAGCAGCCAGCCAGGCACTGACGATCGCGTCGAATGGGTAAAATCAGTAGACGAGGCGATTGCTGCATGCGGCAATGCCGAAGAGATTATGGTGATTGGCGGTGGGCGTGTGTACGAGCAGTTCCTGCCAAAAGCGCAGAAGCTGTATCTGACCCACATTGATGCAGAAGTGGAAGGGGATACCCATTTCCCGGACTACGATCCGGACGAGTGGGAATCGGTATTCAGCGAATTCCACGACGCGGATGCACAGAACTCCCACAGCTACTGCTTCGAGATTCTGGAACGTCGTTAA
- the kefF gene encoding glutathione-regulated potassium-efflux system oxidoreductase KefF: MILIIYAHPYPQHSHANKRMLEQVRTLDNVEIRSLYQLYPDFNIDIAAEQEALSRADLIIWQHPMQWYSTPPLLKLWIDKVFSHGWAYGHNGNALKGKSLMWAVTTGGGESHFDIGSFPGFDVLAQPLQATALYCGLNWLPPFAMHCTFVCDDETLQAQARHYKQRLLEWQEAHHG, translated from the coding sequence ATGATTCTGATAATTTATGCCCATCCTTATCCGCAGCACTCGCATGCGAATAAGCGGATGCTTGAGCAGGTAAGGACGCTTGATAACGTAGAGATACGTTCCCTCTATCAACTCTATCCCGATTTTAATATCGATATCGCCGCCGAACAGGAGGCGCTTTCCCGTGCCGATCTGATTATCTGGCAGCATCCCATGCAGTGGTATAGCACGCCCCCGCTCCTGAAGCTGTGGATTGATAAAGTCTTCTCCCACGGCTGGGCGTATGGCCACAACGGCAATGCGCTAAAAGGGAAAAGCCTGATGTGGGCGGTCACCACCGGCGGCGGGGAAAGCCACTTTGATATCGGTTCCTTCCCGGGTTTTGACGTCCTGGCACAGCCGCTGCAGGCGACTGCGCTGTATTGCGGTCTGAACTGGCTCCCGCCGTTTGCGATGCACTGCACGTTTGTCTGCGACGATGAAACGCTGCAGGCGCAGGCTCGCCATTATAAACAACGCTTACTTGAGTGGCAGGAGGCGCACCATGGATAG
- the surA gene encoding peptidylprolyl isomerase SurA → MKNWKTLLLGVAMVANTSFAAPQVVDKVAAVVNNGVVLESDVDGLMKSVKLNSGEAGQQLPDDATLRHQILERLIMDQIVLQMGQKMGVKVTDEQLDQAIANIAKQNNMSLDQMRSRLAYDGISYATYRNQIRKEMLISEVRNNEVRRRVTILPQEVDALAKQVGNQNDASTELNLSHILIPLPENPTSDQAAEAESQARSIVEQARNGGDFGKLAITYSADQQALKGGQMGWGRIQELPSIFAQALSTAKKGDIVGPIRSGVGFHILKVNDLRGQSQNISVTEVHARHILLKPSPVMTDDQARAKLEQIAADIKSGKTSFAKAAKEFSQDPGSANQGGDLGWAAADIYDPAFRDALMKLNKGQMSTPVHSSFGWHLIELMDTRNVDKTDAAQKDRAYRMLFNRKFSEEAATWMQEQRASAYVKVLSN, encoded by the coding sequence ATGAAGAACTGGAAAACGCTGCTGCTCGGTGTCGCTATGGTTGCGAATACCAGCTTCGCGGCCCCCCAGGTTGTTGATAAAGTCGCTGCTGTGGTTAACAACGGCGTCGTGCTTGAAAGTGACGTTGACGGTCTGATGAAATCGGTGAAGCTCAATTCGGGCGAAGCCGGTCAACAGCTTCCGGATGACGCCACGCTGCGCCACCAGATCCTGGAGCGTCTGATCATGGATCAGATCGTTCTGCAGATGGGGCAGAAAATGGGTGTGAAGGTCACTGACGAGCAGCTCGATCAGGCGATCGCTAACATCGCGAAGCAGAACAATATGTCTTTAGATCAGATGCGCAGCCGTCTGGCCTATGACGGCATCAGCTACGCCACCTACCGTAATCAGATCCGTAAAGAGATGCTGATTTCAGAAGTACGTAACAACGAAGTGCGTCGCCGCGTCACTATCCTGCCTCAGGAAGTGGACGCGCTGGCAAAACAGGTGGGTAACCAGAACGATGCGAGCACAGAGCTGAATCTGAGCCACATTTTGATTCCACTGCCAGAGAACCCAACGTCCGATCAGGCTGCGGAAGCAGAAAGCCAGGCGCGTTCTATTGTTGAACAGGCGCGTAACGGCGGCGACTTTGGCAAGCTGGCCATCACCTACTCCGCTGACCAACAGGCGCTGAAAGGCGGCCAGATGGGCTGGGGACGTATTCAGGAGCTGCCATCCATCTTTGCCCAGGCGCTGAGCACGGCGAAGAAAGGGGATATCGTCGGTCCTATCCGTTCAGGCGTGGGCTTCCACATTCTGAAGGTGAACGATCTGCGCGGCCAGAGCCAAAATATCTCCGTCACCGAAGTTCACGCTCGCCACATTCTGCTGAAACCGTCACCGGTCATGACTGACGATCAGGCGCGTGCGAAGCTGGAACAGATCGCAGCAGACATTAAGAGCGGTAAAACCTCGTTTGCTAAGGCCGCAAAAGAGTTCTCTCAGGATCCAGGCTCTGCTAACCAGGGCGGCGATCTGGGCTGGGCGGCTGCGGATATTTACGATCCTGCCTTCCGTGACGCGTTGATGAAGCTGAACAAAGGCCAGATGAGCACGCCGGTCCACTCTTCGTTTGGCTGGCATCTGATCGAGCTGATGGACACCCGTAACGTTGATAAAACGGATGCGGCACAGAAAGACAGAGCCTACCGTATGCTGTTTAACCGTAAGTTCTCTGAAGAAGCAGCCACCTGGATGCAGGAACAACGCGCCAGTGCTTACGTGAAAGTGCTGAGCAACTAA
- the apaH gene encoding bis(5'-nucleosyl)-tetraphosphatase (symmetrical) ApaH, translating to MSTYLIGDVHGCYDELIALLKQVDFTPGQDTLWLTGDLVARGPGSLEVLRFVKSLGDSVRMVLGNHDLHLLAVFAGISRNKPKDRLTPLLDAPDADDLINWLRRQPLLQIDEEKKLVMAHAGITPQWDLETAKTCARDVEAVLASDSYPFFLDAMYGDMPNHWSEDLSGLARLRFITNAFTRMRFCFPNGQLDMYSKETPESAPAPLKPWFAIPGPVTSEYSVVFGHWAALEGKGTPEGIYGLDTGCCWGGELTCLRWEDKAYFVQPSNRQLDLGEGEAVAS from the coding sequence ATGTCTACATATCTGATTGGCGACGTTCACGGTTGCTACGATGAACTGATCGCATTATTAAAACAGGTCGACTTTACGCCAGGACAGGACACGCTCTGGCTGACGGGCGATTTAGTCGCGCGTGGCCCCGGCTCCCTTGAAGTGTTACGTTTCGTCAAATCGCTGGGCGACAGCGTGCGCATGGTGCTGGGTAACCACGATCTGCATCTGCTGGCGGTTTTCGCCGGGATCAGCCGCAACAAGCCTAAAGATCGCCTCACACCACTGCTGGATGCGCCGGACGCGGACGATCTGATTAACTGGCTGCGCCGTCAGCCCCTGCTGCAGATCGACGAAGAGAAAAAGCTGGTCATGGCGCATGCCGGGATCACGCCACAATGGGATCTTGAGACGGCGAAAACCTGCGCGCGTGACGTTGAGGCGGTGCTGGCGAGCGACTCGTATCCTTTCTTCCTTGATGCCATGTACGGCGATATGCCGAACCACTGGAGCGAGGATCTCAGCGGTCTGGCCCGCCTGCGCTTTATCACCAACGCGTTCACCCGCATGCGTTTCTGCTTCCCGAACGGGCAGCTGGATATGTATTCCAAAGAGACGCCGGAAAGCGCGCCCGCCCCGCTGAAACCGTGGTTTGCCATACCGGGACCGGTGACCAGCGAGTACAGCGTGGTATTTGGTCACTGGGCAGCACTGGAAGGAAAAGGAACGCCGGAAGGGATTTACGGCCTGGATACCGGATGCTGCTGGGGTGGGGAATTAACCTGCTTACGCTGGGAAGATAAAGCTTACTTTGTGCAGCCGTCCAACCGACAGCTGGACTTAGGAGAAGGCGAGGCCGTTGCCTCCTGA
- the kefC gene encoding glutathione-regulated potassium-efflux system protein KefC, which produces MDSHTLIQALIYLGAAALIVPVAVRLGLGSVLGYLIAGCVIGPWGFRLVTDAEAILHFAEIGVVLMLFVIGLELDPQRLWKLRASVFGGGALQMVACGLLLGGFCILLGMDWKVAELIGMTLALSSTAIAMQAMNERNLTVSQMGRSAFSVLLFQDIAAIPLVAMIPLLAASGSSTTLGAFALSALKVAGALALVVLLGRYVTRPLLRFVARSGLREVFSAVALFLVFGFGLLLEEAGLSMAMGAFLAGVLLASSEYRHALESDIEPFKGLLLGLFFIGVGMSVDFGTLVTHPLRIVILLVGFLIIKMVMLWLIARPLNVPTRQRRWFAVLLGQGSEFAFVVFGAAQMANVLDPEWAKALTLAVALSMAATPVLLVVLTRLEKSDSEQEREADEIDEEQPRVIIAGFGRYGQIVGRLLLSSGVKMVILDHDPDHVDTLRKFDMKVFYGDATRVDLLESAGAAKAEVLINAIDDPETSMQMVELVKEHFPELTIISRARDVDHYIRLRQAGVDAPERETFEGALKSGRMALENLGLGAYEARERADLFRRFNTEMVEEMAAMAGSTATERAAVFKRTSAMLTEIINEDRNHLSLIQRHGWQGTEEGKHTGDPADEPESKPSA; this is translated from the coding sequence ATGGATAGCCATACGCTGATACAGGCGCTGATTTACCTCGGCGCGGCGGCGCTGATTGTGCCCGTGGCGGTACGCCTGGGGTTGGGCTCTGTTCTCGGCTACCTGATTGCGGGCTGCGTCATTGGGCCGTGGGGTTTTCGACTGGTGACGGATGCAGAGGCGATTCTCCATTTCGCTGAAATCGGCGTTGTGCTGATGCTCTTTGTGATTGGCCTGGAGCTCGATCCGCAGCGGTTGTGGAAGCTTCGCGCATCGGTATTTGGCGGTGGGGCACTGCAGATGGTGGCCTGCGGCCTGCTGCTGGGCGGGTTCTGCATCCTGCTGGGCATGGACTGGAAAGTGGCAGAGCTCATCGGCATGACCCTGGCGCTCTCCTCAACGGCCATTGCCATGCAGGCGATGAACGAACGAAATCTGACGGTATCCCAGATGGGACGTAGCGCGTTCTCGGTGCTGCTGTTCCAGGATATTGCCGCTATCCCGCTGGTGGCGATGATCCCGCTGCTGGCGGCCAGCGGTTCCTCTACCACGCTGGGCGCTTTCGCGCTGTCGGCGCTGAAGGTGGCGGGCGCGCTGGCGCTGGTGGTGCTGCTTGGTCGCTACGTCACCCGTCCGCTGCTGCGGTTCGTTGCCCGCTCGGGCCTGCGCGAAGTGTTCAGCGCCGTGGCGCTGTTCCTGGTGTTTGGCTTCGGTCTGCTGCTGGAAGAGGCCGGGCTGTCGATGGCGATGGGGGCGTTCCTCGCAGGCGTTCTGCTGGCGAGTTCTGAATATCGTCACGCGCTGGAAAGCGATATCGAGCCGTTCAAAGGGTTACTGCTGGGGCTGTTTTTCATTGGTGTGGGGATGTCCGTCGACTTCGGCACGCTGGTGACGCACCCGCTGCGGATCGTCATCCTGCTCGTCGGCTTCCTGATCATTAAAATGGTGATGCTGTGGCTGATTGCGCGTCCATTAAACGTGCCGACCAGGCAGCGCCGCTGGTTTGCCGTGCTGCTGGGGCAGGGGAGTGAATTTGCGTTCGTGGTCTTTGGCGCCGCGCAGATGGCAAACGTGCTCGATCCCGAGTGGGCGAAAGCGCTGACGCTGGCGGTCGCACTGTCGATGGCGGCGACGCCTGTGCTGCTGGTGGTGCTGACGCGTCTGGAAAAATCGGACAGCGAGCAGGAGCGCGAAGCCGATGAGATTGATGAGGAGCAGCCGCGCGTCATCATCGCCGGATTTGGTCGCTACGGGCAGATCGTCGGGCGTTTATTACTCTCCAGCGGCGTGAAGATGGTCATCCTCGATCACGATCCCGACCATGTCGATACCCTGCGTAAATTTGATATGAAGGTGTTTTACGGGGATGCCACCCGCGTCGATCTGCTGGAATCCGCCGGGGCGGCAAAAGCCGAGGTATTGATTAACGCCATTGACGATCCGGAGACCAGCATGCAGATGGTGGAACTGGTTAAAGAGCATTTCCCGGAACTGACCATTATCTCCCGCGCGCGCGATGTGGATCACTACATCAGGCTGCGACAGGCGGGCGTAGACGCACCGGAGCGTGAAACGTTCGAAGGTGCGCTGAAGTCTGGCCGTATGGCGCTGGAAAACCTGGGGCTTGGCGCGTACGAAGCGCGCGAACGGGCGGACCTGTTCCGTCGCTTTAATACCGAGATGGTTGAAGAGATGGCGGCGATGGCGGGCAGTACGGCCACCGAGCGCGCGGCGGTGTTTAAACGCACCAGCGCGATGCTGACGGAAATCATTAACGAGGACCGTAACCACCTGTCGCTGATCCAGCGCCACGGCTGGCAGGGCACGGAAGAGGGCAAGCATACCGGCGATCCGGCTGACGAGCCCGAGAGTAAACCTTCCGCGTGA
- a CDS encoding YgdI/YgdR family lipoprotein, with the protein MQNKLLIASVLAATTMFTVAGCSSNQAVKTTDGKTIVTDGKPQVDDDTDLVSYKNAETGQTEQINRDQVKSMGELDN; encoded by the coding sequence ATGCAAAATAAATTACTGATCGCTTCCGTTCTGGCTGCCACGACAATGTTTACCGTTGCGGGCTGTTCGTCCAATCAGGCCGTAAAAACCACCGATGGCAAAACCATTGTTACCGACGGAAAACCGCAGGTGGATGACGATACCGATCTGGTGTCGTACAAAAACGCCGAAACCGGTCAAACCGAGCAGATCAACCGTGACCAGGTGAAATCGATGGGCGAGCTGGATAACTAA
- the rsmA gene encoding 16S rRNA (adenine(1518)-N(6)/adenine(1519)-N(6))-dimethyltransferase RsmA, producing the protein MTNRVHQGHLARKRFGQNFLNDQFVIESIVSAINPQKGQAMVEIGPGLAALTEPVGERLDELTVIELDRDLAARLQTHPFLGPKLTIYQQDAMTMNFGELSEKMGQPLRVFGNLPYNISTPLMFHLFSYTDAIADMHFMLQKEVVNRLVAGPNSKAYGRLSVMAQYYCNVIPVLEVPPSAFTPPPKVDSAVVRLVPHKTKPYPVKDLRVLSRITTEAFNQRRKTIRNSLSNSFTVEVLAELGIDPAMRAENISVEQYCKLANYISDNAPPKES; encoded by the coding sequence ATGACTAATCGAGTCCATCAGGGCCACTTAGCCCGTAAACGTTTCGGGCAAAACTTCCTTAACGATCAGTTCGTGATCGAAAGCATTGTCTCGGCTATTAATCCGCAAAAAGGCCAGGCGATGGTCGAAATCGGCCCAGGCCTTGCTGCACTGACCGAACCGGTAGGCGAACGCCTCGACGAACTGACCGTCATCGAACTGGACCGCGATCTGGCCGCACGCCTGCAAACGCACCCGTTCCTCGGGCCGAAGCTGACCATCTATCAGCAGGATGCCATGACCATGAACTTTGGCGAACTGTCGGAAAAAATGGGCCAGCCGCTGCGCGTTTTCGGCAACCTGCCGTACAACATCTCCACGCCGCTCATGTTCCACCTCTTTAGCTATACTGATGCCATTGCCGACATGCACTTCATGTTGCAAAAAGAGGTTGTTAACCGTCTGGTTGCAGGCCCGAACAGTAAAGCGTATGGTCGTTTAAGCGTGATGGCACAATATTACTGCAACGTGATCCCGGTACTCGAAGTACCGCCGTCAGCGTTCACACCACCACCGAAAGTGGATTCAGCGGTTGTGCGCCTTGTGCCGCACAAGACGAAACCGTATCCGGTTAAAGATCTGCGCGTACTGAGCCGCATTACCACAGAAGCCTTTAACCAGCGCCGTAAAACGATCCGTAACAGCCTGAGCAATTCGTTTACCGTAGAGGTGTTAGCCGAGCTGGGGATCGACCCGGCAATGCGTGCGGAGAATATTTCCGTAGAGCAGTACTGCAAGCTGGCTAATTACATCAGCGATAATGCGCCGCCGAAGGAGAGTTAA